One Epinephelus fuscoguttatus linkage group LG10, E.fuscoguttatus.final_Chr_v1 genomic window carries:
- the dmap1 gene encoding DNA methyltransferase 1-associated protein 1 has protein sequence MATGADVRDILELAGGENDGPISKKDLINSDKKKSKKTTETLTFKRPEGMHREVYALLYSDKKDAPPLLPSDTTQGYRTVKAKLGCKKVRPWKWMPFTNPARRDGAIFHHWRRVAEEGKDYPFARFNKTVQVPVYSEQEYQIHLHDDGWTKAETDHLFDLCKRFDLRFVVVHDRYDHQQYRKRSVEDLKERYYSICGKLTKVRAATGTEPKIYIFDAGHERRRKEQLDKLFNRTPEQVAEEEYLIQELRKIETRKKEREKKTQDLQKLIKAADTTTELRRAEKRVSKKKLPQKRETEKPAVPETAGIKFPDFKSAGVTLRSQRMKLPSSVGQKKIKAIEQILLEQGVDLNPMPTEEIVQMFNELRSDLVLLYELKQAHSNCEYEQQMLRHRYEALLKAGSGGGLSGITGAGPAAATQGGELNATNSTTASTPGGEAPSWPSADDIKVEAKEQIIDVVGAPLTPNSRKRRESASSSSSVKKVKKP, from the exons ATGGCTACTGGTGCTGATGTCAGGGATATTCTGGAGCTGGCCGGAGGAGAAAATGACGGTCCCATCAGCAAGAAAGACCTCATCAACTCAGACAAG aaaaaaagcaagaagACAACAGAAACGCTGACCTTCAAGAGACCAGAGGGGATGCACCGAGAGGTCTATGCTCTGCTCTATTCAGATAAAAA AGATGCACCCCCTTTGCTGCCTAGCGATACTACTCAGGGCTACAGGACAGTCAAAGCCAAGCTGGGCTGTAAAAAGGTGCGTCCCTGGAAGTGGATGCCCTTCACCAACCCAGCTCGCAGGGATGGGGCTATATTCCACCATTGGAGACGTGTGGCAGAGGAGGGCAAGGACTACCCTTTTGCTCGCTTCAACAAA ACAGTGCAGGTACCAGTGTACTCTGAGCAGGAGTATCAGATACATCTCCATGACGATGGCTGGACTAAAGCAGAGACAGATCACCTGTTTGACCTGTGCAAGCGCTTTGACCTGCGCTTTGTTGTCGTCCATGACCGTTACGACCACCAGCAATACAGA AAACGTTCTGTGGAGGACCTGAAAGAACGGTATTATAGTATTTGTGGTAAGCTGACCAAAGTCCGCGCAGCTACAGGGACGGAACCCAAGATCTACATCTTTGATGCCGGCCATGAAAGACGTCGTAAAGAGCAACTGGACAAGCTCTTCAATCGCACACCTGAACAA GTGGCAGAAGAGGAATATCTTATTCAGGAGCTAAGGAAGATTGAGACGAGAAAGAAGGAGCGGGAGAAGAAGACTCAGGATCTGCAGAAACTCATTAAAGCAGCTGACACAACCACAGAGTTAAGACGAGCTGAAAAGAGAGTTTCCAAGAAGAAGCTCCcacaaaaaagagagacagaaaaaccg GCTGTTCCAGAGACAGCAGGCATCAAGTTCCCTGACTTCAAATCAGCGGGAGTCACACTGCGCAGTCAGAGG aTGAAACTGCCAAGCTCAGTAGGCCAGAAGAAGATCAAGGCCATTGAGCAGATCCTGCTGGAACAAGGAGTGG ATCTTAACCCCATGCCCACAGAGGAGATCGTTCAGATGTTCAATGAGCTGCGCAGTGACCTGGTGCTGCTGTACGAGCTGAAACAGGCCCACAGCAATTGTGAATACGAACAACAGATGCTGCGTCATCGTTACGAGGCCCTACTGAAGGCCGGCAGCGGAGGCGGGCTGAGTGGAATTACAGGGGCCGGACCAGCCGCCGCAACACAGGGTGGAGAGCTCAATGCCACCAACAGCACTACAGCATCCACCCCAGGGGGTGAAGCTCCGTCCTGGCCCAGTGCAGACGACATCAAGGTGGAAGCCAAGGAGCAAATCATTGATGTTGTAGGAGCACCACTTACCCCCAACTCA